The sequence below is a genomic window from Clostridium putrefaciens.
TGCATCTCTCTAATTCCTCATTTGCCTTTTCCAAATCTTTATTAAATTCTAATATTTCTAGTTTTAACTTTTCAATTTCATCTTTTCTACCTATTATATTAGTATTTTTATAATACAAACTTCCACCAGTAAGTGCTCCTCCAGTATTTATAACCTCTCCTTGAAGTGTAACTATTTTATTTTTATAATTTATTCTTTTTGCTATTGCTAAAGCACTTTTCATATCTTCTGATATAATAGTTCTTCCTAAAATATATTCTATAGCATTTTTAAATTTATCATCAAAATCAATAATTTCACTTGCAATTCCTATATATCCTTTTATAGATGTTACTTCTTTATCTAAATAAATACTCTTTCCTTGTATTATATTTAATGGTAAGAATGTGGCCCTACCTAAATTATTATTTTTAAGATATTCTATTAAATATTTTGCTTCATTTTCAGTATTAGTTACCATATTAGACATCCCAGCACCTAAAGCTATCTCTATCGCAGATTGATAGTTAGGATTTGTCTTTATTATATCTCCTAATACCCAAAAGTTATCAACATAACCATGTATATCGCCCTTTTTCATACGTATCATTAACGCCTTAACGGATTTATTATATCCTTCATAATTACTTTCTAAATTTATAAGTGCATTTTTATTTGCCTCTAATTTATTAATATTTTTATGAATATCTCTTAATTTGATTTCATTATTGTTTAAAGTATTTTTTACAAAAAGTACTTTATTTCTATTATCTCTTATAGATATTTCTAATTTTTCTGTACCATCTACAAGATTTTCTTTTTCGCTAGTTATCCTAAGACCTGTACATCTATTTATTTTTAAAAGTTCATTATATTCTTCACAATAATCATGAAGTTGCTGCATCTTTTCTTTTAAAGAATTAATCTCTATTTCAACTTTAGATTTGTTATTCCTAAGTTTTGATTGACTTGTTAGTATTTCAATAGCATCTTTTCTTAAATTAGAAACTTGTAATTTAAAATTAGACAACTCACTATTACATAAGTTACTCTCTTCTTCTAACATGCCTATTTCACATTTTAATCTTTTTTCGTAATCTTTATTTTCTTTTAAAGATTTTTCATTTTCTACCTTTTCCTTTTTAAAATCTTCTATCTTCTTATCTAAGCCTTTTATATTTTCTTCATTTACTTCTATAGTCATCTTTGAATTCTCTAAACGCTCTTTAGTAATTCCTATTTCAGCTTGAAGAGACTGAATTACTTCCTTTAATTTATAATATTCTTCTTCTTTATGTTTATTTTTTATAGCAGACTCTTCTAGCAAAGATTCATTTTTTATTAAATCTTCCTTTATAGAATTTTCATCCTTTTTTAATTCACTTAAGCTTTTTTCTATTCTATCTAAATTAATATTTTGATTTAGAATCTTTTTTTCTATAGATGCTATTCTTTTTACTATTAAAGATACCTCTAAGTCTTTAAGTTTAGATGATAATTGAAGGAATTCTTTTGCCTTTTCATTATCAATTCTTAAAGGTTCTAGTCTTTCTTCATAAGTAATTAATATATCATTTATCCTTATTAAGTTTTGTTCTGTTGAATCAATTTTCTTTTGAGCCTCATCTCTTCGAGTTTTAAACTTTACTATTCCTGCTGCTTCTTCTAAAAGTGATCTTCTATCTTCTGCCTTTCCACTTAGTATAGCATCAATTTTACCTTGTCCTATTATGGAATATCCTTCTTTCCCAATTCCTGTATCCATAAATAACCCATGTATATCTTTTAACCTACAGGATATGTTATTTATGAAATATTCACTTTCACCAGATCTATAAAGCCTTCTACCTATTGTAACATCCATGTATTCTATAGGTAATTCCCCTTTAGAATTGTCAAGAGTTAAGGAAACTTGTGCTAAACCAACAGACTTTCTAAATTCAGTTCCAGAGAATATAACATCCTCCATTTTTCCCCCTCTTAAGCTTTTTACACTTTGTTCTCCAAGTACCCACCTTATTGCATCTGATATATTACTTTTACCGCTTCCGTTTGGTCCAACGACTCCAGTAATACCTTTTTTAAATTTTAGTTCTATCTTATCTGCAAAGGATTTAAATCCCTTTATCTCAATAGATTTTAA
It includes:
- the smc gene encoding chromosome segregation protein SMC; the encoded protein is MFLKSIEIKGFKSFADKIELKFKKGITGVVGPNGSGKSNISDAIRWVLGEQSVKSLRGGKMEDVIFSGTEFRKSVGLAQVSLTLDNSKGELPIEYMDVTIGRRLYRSGESEYFINNISCRLKDIHGLFMDTGIGKEGYSIIGQGKIDAILSGKAEDRRSLLEEAAGIVKFKTRRDEAQKKIDSTEQNLIRINDILITYEERLEPLRIDNEKAKEFLQLSSKLKDLEVSLIVKRIASIEKKILNQNINLDRIEKSLSELKKDENSIKEDLIKNESLLEESAIKNKHKEEEYYKLKEVIQSLQAEIGITKERLENSKMTIEVNEENIKGLDKKIEDFKKEKVENEKSLKENKDYEKRLKCEIGMLEEESNLCNSELSNFKLQVSNLRKDAIEILTSQSKLRNNKSKVEIEINSLKEKMQQLHDYCEEYNELLKINRCTGLRITSEKENLVDGTEKLEISIRDNRNKVLFVKNTLNNNEIKLRDIHKNINKLEANKNALINLESNYEGYNKSVKALMIRMKKGDIHGYVDNFWVLGDIIKTNPNYQSAIEIALGAGMSNMVTNTENEAKYLIEYLKNNNLGRATFLPLNIIQGKSIYLDKEVTSIKGYIGIASEIIDFDDKFKNAIEYILGRTIISEDMKSALAIAKRINYKNKIVTLQGEVINTGGALTGGSLYYKNTNIIGRKDEIEKLKLEILEFNKDLEKANEELERCKEEFKTLEENYIKLRENIHWNNIEVAKIDEKILVIDSEKERLTKNILTSKQEIVLIEENIDIKTKELEADIKQILSLDKKEKQCGDRISFLEKEIINKEQGSNVKKEYILDLKVKKAKVDEFIVNILKEVERVYRNLDELKSEILEKKECILLKQQTIVKSEDDIKNLTKKIVENKFIIENLDKAFQSYEIENIKIKSNITNLKSRREQFQLFIQKKEEEKNKVNINKTRIDIEKENLYVGLNNEFNISFVEALDIAKEIEDEDFAKEEVLAIKKEISKLGTINLGSIDEYKDIKEKYTFMNGQKEDLNNARIELKKVIDDMTSKMKNVFSANLKVLNENFNNTFKELFKGGNAALILGDGDELTANIDINVQPPGKKLQNINLMSGGEKVLSAIALLFAILKMKPTPFCILDEIEAALDDANVYKYAEFLKKFSYDIQFIVITHRKGTMESADMLYGVTMEEKGISKIVSVDLSK